The genomic interval CGTATACAGAGCTTGAATGTTTCGGCTacgttggctagcaagctacaggagatgctgactagctgctgttgttGAGGAAGCGTCCCGTCCACTTGATTATACGTCACGCTAGCAGCATCACCTGAAagatcgccatctgctgactggaggagACAACGCAGTTaaggaaaatatgtattttattttttatgtaagtATTTATTAAATAATGTTATATTGAGATGTATAAAGAGAAGCATGTGTTGATAAGTTCGGAATTTTAATGAGAGAAAATTTAAAACAAACTTCACACAAactaaacatctacatttaaagcAATTTCTGATTCATTCAGTCAAACAGTCAGATAATATCAAAATAAGCCTCTAAgtctataaaataaataaatgtacagcaccaatcaaaagtttggacacacctactcattcaagggtttttctttatttttactattttatacattgtagaatactaatgaagacatcaaaactatgaaataacacatatggaatcatatagtaaccaaaaaagtgttaaacacatcaaaatatatttatattttagactcttcaaagtagccaccctttgctttgatgacaactttgcacactctaggcattatctcaaccagcttcatgaggtagtcacctggaatgcattttaattaacaggtgtgccttgttataagttaatttgtggaatttcttccctTCTTAATCAGTTTGAaccaatcggttgtgttgtgacaagccaggggtggtataaagaagatatttggtaaaagaccaagcccatattatggtaagaacagctcaaataagcaatgagaaacgacagtccatcattactttcagacatggtcagtcaatccggaaaatttcaagaactttgaaacttcaagtgcagtcgcaaaaaccatcaagcgctatgatgaaactggctctcatgaggaccgccacaggaaaggaagacccagagttacctctgctgcagaggataagttcattagttaccagcctcagaaattgcagcccaaataaatgcttcacagagttcaagtaatagacacatctcaacatcaactgttcagaggagaatttGCAAATCAGgatttcatggtcgaattgctgcaaagaaatcacaactaaaggacaccaataagaagaagagacttgcttgggccaagaaacacaagcaatggacattagaccggtggaaatctgtcttttggtctgatgagtccaaatgtgagatgcagagtaggtgaacagatgatctccgcatgtgtggtttctaccgtgaagcttggaggtgtgatggtgctttgctggtgacactgtcagtgatttatttagtgggactatcatttgtttttcaacaggacattgacccaaaacacaccttcaggctgtgtaagggctatttgaccaagaaggagagtgatggagcgctgcatcagataacctggcctccacaatcacccgacctcaacccaattgagacggtttgggatgagttggacggcagagtgaaggaaaaaaagcagccaacaagtgctcagcatatgtgggaacgccttcaagaccgttggaaaatcattccaggtgaagctggttgagagaatgccaagagtgtgcaaagctgtcatcaaggcaaagtgtggctactttgaagaatctaacatatattttgatttgtttaacacttttattgttattacatgattccatgtgtgttatttcatcgttttgatgtcttcattattattctacagtgtagaaaatagtaaaaaataaagaaaaacccttgaatgagtaggtgtgtccaaacttttgactggtactgtaggtgtattGTTTCTTAAACTTTGCAATCAATGGTTTTTtcttggcatacattttaaagtgaaaaggtGAGTCTCAGGATCACTCCGTTACCATGGAATGGCCCATAAACAAAAAACACATTCTCAGTCAAAAACACAAGTCAGAACACAgtctctctattctctcatgtgatttcaggtcctctgactgggaaaatgtctttccacaatgagagcagtggtatgtcttctcctcctgtgtatgtATTCTTTCATGCTTATTCAGATGTCTTAACCGGTTAAatctctttccacagtgggagcagtggtAGGTCTTATCTCCTCCTATATGTGTCCTGTCATGTCTATTCAGGCCTCCTAactgggtaaaactctttccacacaggGAGCATTGGTAGGGCTTTGCTCCTGTGTGGGTATTCTCATGCGTTTTCAGGGTCactaaccacctaaaactcttttcACAATAGGAACattggtaaggcttctctcctgtgtgtattctctcgtgcATTTTCAGGGACCCTGACttggtaaaactctttccacactgggagcagtggaaaGTCTTCCTCCCTTCTGTGTGTATTTTCTCATGTGTTTTCCAGTTCCCTATCcaggtaaaactctttccacattgggagcagtggtaaggcttctctcctgtgtgtattatcTCATGCGCTTTCAGGTTGCCTAacttagtaaaactctttccacagagggAACAGTGGTGTTTTCTTGCTGGTTTGGGCGTCTCAGGGTCTGGTTCCCCTGAAGGAGTCTTCCCGCTGTCAGACTgagagtctggtctctctcctgccaaAAACAAACATAATATCTAGTTAAACAGAGACCGGAATGAAAGCTCAACATGATAAAACTGTCTTCCTGTTTGGTTTAATCAAGACTAGTTCTCTCAGTAACATTGCTGTTAAAAATAAACTTGGTGAGAATTTAAAAGCAAATAATATAGAGCTTCAAATCGAATCTTGCAATTAtggaatgtcat from Salvelinus alpinus chromosome 2, SLU_Salpinus.1, whole genome shotgun sequence carries:
- the LOC139548948 gene encoding zinc finger protein 239-like isoform X2, with product MSSLNYCPPAKEEVCWTEKEGLWLNVVVKEEKEEEDNVSVKKEVEVEAVTVKEEEKDVTVKEEVTVKEEEEEEDVTVKEEEGKEVDAVFGVKEEEDEITVTLGEEEEEEQEEEQEQEEETGDLINTRERPDSQSDSGKTPSGEPDPETPKPARKHHCSLCGKSFTKLGNLKAHEIIHTGEKPYHCSQCGKSFTWIGNWKTHEKIHTEGRKTFHCSQCGKSFTKSGSLKMHERIHTGEKPYQCSYCEKSFRWLVTLKTHENTHTGAKPYQCSLCGKSFTQLGGLNRHDRTHIGGDKTYHCSHCGKRFNRLRHLNKHERIHTQEEKTYHCSHCGKTFSQSEDLKSHERIERLCSDLCF